One region of Trinickia violacea genomic DNA includes:
- a CDS encoding fimbrial protein: MKIFVTIFATFPAGFMMMFGLVGNASAKCSASVGSDITIPALTQIIDLPVNATYPRVLGSAHAPQSNVYQYVDCVKGMGLVLTANSPPTGRTYDSQYGKLQLYETNVPNIAFSVVARNPPQEWTPIIYGGVYLFASRKRTASALGVDMQAIYVATGPVTPGSYTITPKNFSGHFRLYDVYSDTEWEYNASYVRPNFSISSSNITVKSSSCTINAGDRAKTVPLPSLRIAGGGFGGVGATAGTPADFRIGLSCPAGVGLYATMSDVSTPSNTGSTLSLSSSSTAKGVGIQIACTSASYCGGRTGPVSFGPDSSQAGTRNQWYVGGNASSAATNYTIPFSAQYIQTASTITPGSVNAVSTITFSYQ; encoded by the coding sequence ATGAAAATTTTCGTTACGATTTTCGCCACGTTTCCGGCCGGCTTCATGATGATGTTTGGCCTGGTGGGAAATGCCTCTGCAAAGTGCTCAGCCTCCGTCGGTAGCGATATAACGATTCCCGCACTCACCCAGATAATAGACCTCCCGGTCAACGCAACATACCCGCGTGTTCTCGGGTCTGCTCACGCACCACAGTCAAATGTATATCAATATGTGGATTGCGTTAAGGGAATGGGGCTGGTGCTTACCGCCAATAGCCCCCCTACAGGCCGGACCTATGATTCGCAATACGGAAAGCTTCAGCTGTACGAGACCAATGTTCCCAATATCGCTTTTTCAGTCGTAGCCAGGAATCCACCTCAGGAGTGGACACCCATTATATACGGCGGCGTATATCTGTTTGCTTCCAGAAAACGTACTGCCAGCGCACTCGGCGTTGACATGCAGGCGATCTACGTGGCAACGGGTCCGGTGACCCCCGGCAGCTATACCATTACGCCGAAAAATTTTTCCGGGCATTTCCGCTTGTACGATGTGTACTCTGATACAGAGTGGGAATATAATGCCAGTTATGTCCGGCCCAATTTCTCCATTTCCAGCAGCAACATTACGGTCAAAAGCTCGAGTTGTACGATCAACGCGGGGGACAGGGCCAAGACCGTTCCCTTGCCGTCATTGAGGATTGCGGGTGGCGGTTTCGGAGGAGTCGGTGCAACCGCGGGAACCCCGGCAGACTTCCGTATCGGCTTGAGCTGCCCGGCAGGCGTTGGCCTGTATGCCACCATGTCCGATGTGAGTACTCCCTCGAATACGGGCAGCACGCTCAGCCTTTCGTCTTCGTCAACCGCGAAAGGGGTGGGCATCCAGATAGCCTGTACAAGCGCCTCTTATTGCGGTGGCCGGACAGGACCCGTCTCGTTCGGTCCCGATAGTAGCCAGGCGGGTACTCGCAATCAGTGGTATGTCGGCGGCAACGCCAGTTCTGCTGCAACCAACTACACGATCCCATTCTCGGCACAATATATCCAGACCGCGAGCACGATCACACCGGGCAGCGTCAATGCCGTGTCAACGATCACGTTCTCGTACCAGTAG
- a CDS encoding rubredoxin, translating into MDLQLLACILVDHQETLRLNDGAGDPYWIDLTVEEARRLLNALQTQLAANIESTAAPLVVSLDEPNGETAAPAANEAPSAGEPEPAGQTFKQWVCVICGWVYDEAAGVPEEGIAPGTRWADVPADWRCPLCDVGKEDFALVEF; encoded by the coding sequence TTGGATTTACAGCTTTTAGCTTGTATTCTCGTTGACCACCAGGAAACACTCCGGCTCAACGACGGCGCCGGCGATCCCTACTGGATCGATTTGACCGTCGAAGAAGCGCGACGGCTGCTCAACGCGCTGCAGACGCAACTGGCTGCGAATATCGAGAGCACAGCCGCGCCGCTCGTCGTGAGCCTGGATGAGCCCAATGGGGAGACAGCCGCGCCGGCTGCAAACGAAGCCCCGTCAGCCGGCGAGCCGGAGCCGGCAGGGCAGACGTTCAAGCAATGGGTGTGCGTGATCTGCGGCTGGGTCTATGACGAAGCCGCCGGCGTGCCGGAAGAAGGCATTGCGCCGGGAACGCGCTGGGCGGACGTTCCGGCCGATTGGCGCTGCCCGCTGTGCGACGTGGGCAAGGAAGATTTCGCGCTGGTCGAATTCTGA
- a CDS encoding helix-turn-helix transcriptional regulator, with the protein MDYPIKTLSQLRPILQGFRKAAGLTQAAMASQLGITQQSYAQLEANPAAASMERLFKVMRMLDVEMRLAHEDLPASKAAPAGTKNDSKQSGTAESSSSARKTPDTNRLRRGGAAPKKREDW; encoded by the coding sequence GTGGACTACCCGATCAAGACACTCAGCCAGCTACGCCCCATTCTTCAAGGTTTTCGCAAGGCCGCCGGCCTCACGCAAGCCGCCATGGCCAGCCAGTTGGGTATCACGCAGCAGAGCTACGCTCAGCTCGAGGCCAACCCCGCCGCCGCCAGCATGGAAAGACTCTTCAAAGTCATGCGCATGCTGGATGTCGAAATGCGGCTGGCGCACGAAGATTTACCTGCGAGCAAGGCAGCGCCAGCCGGCACCAAGAATGACAGCAAACAGTCCGGTACAGCGGAAAGCTCGAGCAGCGCACGAAAAACGCCTGACACCAACCGCCTTCGCCGCGGCGGCGCCGCCCCGAAGAAGAGGGAGGATTGGTAA
- a CDS encoding type II toxin-antitoxin system HipA family toxin, which yields MSRRTQTRRLNVWMNGIPVGYWESARDGERLGYFDEWLADEQGRPLSLSLPFAPGNPPYRGDLVTAFFDNLLPDSDAIRRRLAQRHHTGSTKPFDLLSALGRDCVGAIQLLPPNEAPTDLREIKGERLTEPDIAQLLRNTTATAPLGLHDRDDDLRLSIAGAQEKTALLRRDQQWIKPAGSTPTTHIFKLPLGLVGNMQADMRSSIENEWLCSKIVAAYGLPIANCEMANFEDQKVLVVERFDRKPASDKKWIVRLPQEDMCQATGTPPLLKYQQDGGPGIAAIMDVLLGSEQAREDRRNFFKTQLVFWLLAATDGHAKNFSLFHLPGGLYRATPLYDVLSAHPIIGRRRNQIAPQKAKLAMAVRGSSNHYQIDKILPRHWFQQGRQAGLGEAAVQDIIAEVVDRTESVIDVANDGLPPSFPAAVADAILSGLKKQSGKLAALMTYGAGSET from the coding sequence ATGAGCCGCCGCACGCAGACACGAAGACTCAACGTATGGATGAACGGCATCCCGGTGGGTTACTGGGAAAGCGCGCGGGACGGCGAGCGTCTCGGCTACTTCGATGAATGGCTCGCCGATGAGCAAGGTCGTCCGCTTTCTCTTTCGCTGCCATTCGCGCCAGGCAACCCGCCTTATCGCGGCGATCTCGTCACCGCGTTTTTCGACAATTTGCTCCCTGATAGCGATGCCATCCGCAGACGCCTGGCGCAACGTCACCACACGGGAAGCACGAAGCCGTTCGATCTGTTGTCCGCCCTGGGCCGGGACTGTGTCGGCGCGATTCAACTGCTCCCGCCGAACGAAGCGCCCACCGATCTCCGCGAAATCAAGGGAGAGCGGCTGACCGAACCGGACATCGCTCAGCTGCTGCGCAACACAACCGCGACGGCACCGCTTGGCTTGCACGATCGCGATGACGATTTGAGGCTATCGATCGCGGGGGCCCAAGAAAAAACCGCCTTGTTGCGCCGCGATCAGCAATGGATCAAGCCGGCCGGCAGCACGCCGACCACGCATATCTTCAAGCTGCCGCTGGGCCTCGTCGGCAATATGCAGGCCGACATGCGCAGCTCGATCGAAAACGAATGGCTGTGCTCGAAAATCGTTGCAGCCTACGGGCTACCTATCGCGAACTGCGAGATGGCCAACTTCGAGGATCAGAAGGTGCTCGTCGTCGAGCGCTTCGATCGTAAGCCGGCGAGCGACAAGAAGTGGATAGTCCGCCTGCCGCAAGAGGACATGTGTCAGGCAACCGGCACGCCCCCATTACTCAAGTATCAGCAGGACGGCGGCCCCGGGATCGCCGCGATCATGGACGTGCTGCTCGGCTCAGAACAGGCGCGCGAGGACAGACGGAATTTCTTCAAGACCCAGCTCGTGTTCTGGCTGCTCGCAGCCACCGACGGGCACGCGAAGAACTTCAGCCTCTTCCATTTGCCGGGTGGCCTCTACCGAGCCACGCCGCTTTACGACGTGCTTTCCGCTCACCCGATCATCGGTCGCCGCCGCAACCAGATCGCGCCGCAAAAAGCGAAACTCGCGATGGCGGTAAGAGGCAGCAGCAACCACTATCAGATCGACAAGATCCTGCCGCGACATTGGTTTCAACAAGGGCGGCAGGCCGGGTTGGGCGAGGCCGCGGTGCAGGACATCATCGCCGAGGTGGTCGATCGGACGGAAAGCGTCATCGACGTTGCGAACGACGGGTTGCCTCCCAGCTTCCCCGCTGCCGTAGCCGACGCGATCTTGTCGGGCTTGAAAAAGCAGAGCGGCAAGCTCGCCGCGCTCATGACGTACGGCGCGGGCTCGGAAACCTAA
- a CDS encoding MFS transporter has translation MTSTRWRVLAVFSLGYFVSYLFRGVNLGFAPFLTHDLGLSAANLGTLTSLYFLGFAGAQIPGGVLLDHFGARRVTACVMLIAAVGVLLFGAAHDLGTMMIGRFLIGVGVSVCLGGAFKATAQHFPVAQLTLVNGLVMAAGGLGGVAVGAPLSWLLSFTSWRTLSFALAIFTVAVAVAIWCFAPAARDTHRQAGVLEQFKGTWHVLRSRAFWKVATFSGLTQSVFYAMQSLWVGAFLRDVVLADAAHGAARAASLVSVLGAAFIAGNIGFGALARELERRGVTVYAFSGVTMGLFVVVQAMIAARVPLPEPLLWAAYGALGGTGILSYSVMAEYFPARMIGRVNTTFTLVIFLAIFALQIAIGAVLGLWPMHDGHYPALAHRGVWAMLIAMQIAGAVWYFMPARREEGAANGSAEPLV, from the coding sequence ATGACTTCCACCCGATGGCGCGTGCTCGCCGTTTTCTCGCTCGGCTATTTCGTGTCGTATCTGTTTCGCGGCGTGAATCTCGGCTTCGCGCCGTTCCTCACGCACGACTTGGGCTTGTCGGCCGCGAACCTGGGCACGCTCACGAGCTTGTACTTCCTCGGCTTCGCGGGTGCGCAGATTCCGGGCGGGGTGCTCCTCGATCATTTCGGGGCGCGGCGCGTCACGGCGTGCGTGATGCTCATCGCCGCGGTCGGCGTGCTGCTGTTCGGCGCCGCGCACGATCTCGGCACGATGATGATCGGCCGCTTTCTGATCGGCGTCGGGGTGTCGGTCTGTCTTGGCGGCGCGTTCAAGGCGACCGCGCAGCATTTTCCGGTCGCGCAGCTCACGCTCGTCAACGGTCTCGTGATGGCGGCGGGCGGGCTGGGCGGCGTCGCGGTCGGCGCGCCGCTCTCGTGGCTGCTGTCGTTCACGAGCTGGCGCACGCTCTCATTCGCGCTCGCGATCTTTACTGTGGCGGTCGCTGTGGCGATCTGGTGCTTCGCGCCGGCCGCGCGCGATACGCACCGGCAGGCCGGCGTGCTCGAGCAATTCAAGGGCACCTGGCATGTGTTGAGGAGCCGCGCGTTCTGGAAGGTGGCGACGTTCTCGGGGCTCACGCAAAGCGTGTTCTACGCGATGCAATCGCTGTGGGTGGGCGCGTTTCTGCGCGACGTCGTGCTGGCGGATGCTGCCCATGGCGCGGCGCGCGCTGCATCGCTGGTATCGGTGCTCGGCGCCGCGTTCATCGCGGGCAATATCGGCTTCGGCGCATTGGCGCGTGAACTGGAGCGCCGGGGCGTGACCGTGTACGCGTTCTCCGGCGTGACGATGGGGCTCTTCGTCGTCGTGCAGGCGATGATCGCCGCTCGCGTGCCGTTGCCCGAGCCGCTGCTGTGGGCCGCGTATGGCGCGCTGGGCGGCACCGGCATCCTGAGCTATTCGGTGATGGCCGAGTACTTCCCCGCGCGCATGATCGGCCGTGTGAACACGACCTTCACGCTCGTGATTTTTCTGGCGATCTTCGCGCTGCAAATTGCGATCGGTGCCGTGCTGGGTCTCTGGCCGATGCACGACGGGCACTATCCGGCGCTCGCACATCGAGGCGTATGGGCGATGTTGATTGCGATGCAGATCGCGGGGGCAGTGTGGTATTTCATGCCGGCGAGGCGCGAGGAGGGGGCGGCGAACGGTTCGGCGGAGCCGTTGGTGTAG
- a CDS encoding aldo/keto reductase produces MEYRHLGASGFQVPVLSFGTATFGGKGEFFQAWGATDVAEARRLLDICFDAGVTMFDTADIYSRGASEAVLGEALKGKRDRAIISTKATFRFDDESPNNVGSSRFHLIQAVDASLKRLQTDYIDIFQLHGFDAKTPVAEVLSTLDDLVRAGKIRYTGVSNFSGWHLQKSLDVADRYGYPRYVANQTYYSLIGRDYEWELMPLGLDQGLGAIVWSPLGWGRLTGKLKRGQPLPATSRLHKTADMGPPVPDDYLFRVLDALEAVAAETGKTVPQVALNWLLQRPTVSTVLIGARNEEQLRQNLGAVGWNLTPEQVAKLDAASAVAPAYPYWHQRGFTERNPQPV; encoded by the coding sequence ATGGAATACAGGCATCTGGGTGCATCGGGTTTTCAGGTTCCGGTTTTGAGCTTCGGCACGGCGACGTTCGGCGGCAAGGGCGAGTTTTTCCAGGCGTGGGGCGCGACCGACGTAGCAGAAGCGCGGCGCCTTCTCGACATCTGCTTCGACGCGGGCGTCACGATGTTCGACACCGCGGACATCTATTCGCGGGGCGCGTCGGAAGCGGTGCTCGGCGAGGCGCTCAAGGGCAAGCGCGATCGCGCCATCATCTCGACGAAAGCCACCTTCCGGTTCGATGACGAATCGCCGAACAACGTCGGCTCGTCGCGCTTTCACCTGATTCAAGCGGTCGATGCGTCGCTCAAGCGTTTGCAGACGGACTACATCGACATCTTTCAACTGCATGGCTTCGATGCGAAGACGCCGGTCGCGGAAGTGCTGTCGACGCTCGACGATCTCGTGCGCGCCGGCAAGATCCGCTACACGGGCGTGTCGAATTTTTCCGGCTGGCATCTGCAAAAATCGCTCGATGTCGCGGACCGCTATGGCTATCCGCGCTATGTCGCGAACCAGACCTACTACTCGCTGATCGGCCGCGACTACGAGTGGGAGCTGATGCCGCTCGGGCTCGATCAGGGCTTGGGCGCCATCGTGTGGAGTCCGCTCGGCTGGGGTCGCCTCACGGGCAAGCTCAAGCGCGGACAGCCGCTGCCCGCGACGAGCCGCTTGCACAAGACCGCGGACATGGGGCCGCCGGTGCCCGACGACTACTTGTTCCGCGTCCTCGATGCGCTCGAAGCCGTGGCGGCGGAAACCGGCAAGACGGTGCCGCAAGTCGCGCTCAACTGGCTGCTGCAGCGGCCCACGGTCTCGACGGTGCTGATCGGCGCGCGCAATGAAGAGCAGCTGCGCCAGAATCTCGGCGCGGTCGGCTGGAACCTGACGCCCGAGCAGGTCGCGAAGCTCGATGCGGCAAGCGCGGTGGCGCCCGCATATCCGTATTGGCACCAGCGCGGGTTCACGGAGCGCAACCCGCAGCCGGTGTGA
- a CDS encoding outer membrane lipoprotein-sorting protein, with translation MKLHSFIGAAGALVCATLMAHVAYAAPTATQLLEQSDAIRNPAQSFSLTNTLIEFRNGQQTDTDVLTVYSKPDSGDGQYRDLVQFDEPARDANKLLLKNGNDLWFYDPSSQASVRISPQQRLLGQAANGDVVTVNWAKDYVPTLAGEEDVTDGDRQSRHCYKLALTARTPDVTYHAIDLWLDASNARPVKARFYTESGALLKVAYYRKFQPELGAERPTETVIIDGLDPNWVTVMRYSNYAWRDVPDAWLQRAYLARFKPE, from the coding sequence ATGAAACTGCATTCCTTCATCGGGGCGGCGGGCGCGCTGGTGTGTGCAACGCTGATGGCTCACGTGGCGTATGCCGCCCCCACCGCGACGCAATTGCTCGAGCAAAGCGACGCGATTCGCAACCCGGCCCAATCGTTCAGCCTGACCAACACGCTGATCGAATTCCGCAACGGACAGCAGACCGACACCGACGTGCTGACCGTCTATTCGAAGCCCGATTCGGGCGACGGCCAGTACCGCGATCTCGTGCAATTCGACGAGCCCGCGCGCGATGCCAACAAGCTGTTGCTCAAGAACGGCAACGATCTATGGTTCTACGATCCGTCGAGCCAGGCGAGCGTGCGCATCTCGCCGCAGCAGCGTCTGTTGGGGCAGGCGGCGAACGGCGATGTCGTCACCGTGAACTGGGCGAAAGACTACGTGCCGACGCTCGCGGGCGAGGAGGACGTGACCGACGGCGACCGCCAGTCGCGGCACTGCTACAAGCTCGCGCTGACCGCGCGCACGCCCGACGTGACCTATCACGCGATCGACCTGTGGCTCGACGCGAGCAACGCGCGTCCGGTCAAAGCACGCTTCTACACGGAAAGCGGCGCGCTGCTGAAAGTCGCCTACTACCGCAAGTTCCAGCCAGAGCTCGGCGCCGAGCGGCCGACCGAAACCGTCATCATCGACGGGCTCGACCCCAACTGGGTGACGGTGATGCGCTACTCGAATTACGCATGGCGCGACGTGCCGGACGCGTGGCTGCAACGGGCGTATCTCGCGCGCTTCAAACCCGAATGA
- a CDS encoding ABC transporter permease, with protein sequence MKNWLLAFRNLLRNRRRSMTTLFAMVIGLTSVLVFGGYAGNINYGLQTQFVQHGGHLQIQHRNYFLYGSGDPVSYGLADYEHIIEAVKSDPELARLVTVVTPVLAVNGIAGNFAAGVSRTVFGSGIVVADQNRMRLWNDYGFPSTPKDLALTATSPDSALIGTGVARVLRLCGPLKVSDCAPQDAPAGWPGKSSQGDHEPEAEGAQPVAAPSDIAQLATLEANANTKAPEPHGARIELLTSNAYGAPNVAELKIVEAQKQAVKDVDDMFVQLHLAQAQRLVYGGGKPEVTSIVVQLKHTSQLGVARERLNALLHTTLQGQPLEVLDFETLNPQYGQITGMFAAVFGFIAVMIATIVMFTVGNTMNMAVMERTKEIGTLRAIGVRGSGIRNIFLCEGFLLGTCGAVLGTLFALLAAALINHSGLHWTPPGQTDPVALTVRVWGETGMIVRNALGVIVVATFSAWWPARRAARMLIVDSLRFA encoded by the coding sequence ATGAAAAACTGGCTCCTGGCATTCAGAAACCTGCTGCGCAACCGGCGGCGTTCGATGACGACGCTGTTTGCGATGGTGATCGGCCTCACGTCCGTGCTCGTATTCGGCGGCTATGCGGGCAACATCAACTACGGCTTGCAGACGCAGTTCGTGCAGCATGGCGGACATCTGCAGATTCAGCACCGCAACTACTTCCTCTATGGCAGCGGCGACCCGGTGTCGTACGGCCTTGCCGACTACGAGCACATCATCGAAGCCGTCAAAAGCGATCCCGAGCTCGCGCGGCTCGTGACCGTCGTCACGCCGGTGCTCGCGGTCAACGGCATTGCAGGCAACTTCGCGGCAGGCGTGTCGCGGACCGTGTTCGGCTCCGGCATCGTCGTGGCGGATCAGAACCGCATGCGCTTGTGGAACGACTACGGTTTTCCGAGCACGCCGAAGGATCTCGCCCTCACCGCGACGAGCCCGGACTCGGCGCTGATCGGCACGGGCGTCGCGCGCGTGCTGCGGCTGTGCGGGCCGCTCAAGGTGTCCGATTGCGCCCCGCAGGACGCCCCAGCGGGGTGGCCTGGAAAGTCCTCGCAGGGGGACCATGAGCCAGAGGCAGAGGGCGCACAACCCGTCGCGGCGCCGTCGGACATCGCGCAACTGGCAACGCTCGAAGCGAACGCCAACACGAAGGCGCCCGAGCCGCACGGCGCTCGCATCGAGCTGCTGACGTCGAACGCCTACGGCGCGCCCAATGTCGCCGAGCTGAAAATCGTCGAGGCGCAGAAGCAGGCCGTGAAGGATGTCGACGATATGTTCGTGCAACTGCATCTCGCGCAGGCGCAGCGGCTCGTCTATGGCGGCGGCAAGCCCGAAGTGACGTCGATCGTCGTGCAGTTGAAACATACGTCGCAGCTGGGCGTGGCGCGCGAGCGCCTGAACGCGCTGTTGCACACGACGCTGCAAGGCCAGCCGCTCGAAGTGCTCGACTTCGAGACGCTCAATCCGCAGTACGGCCAGATCACCGGCATGTTCGCCGCCGTGTTCGGCTTCATCGCCGTGATGATCGCGACGATCGTGATGTTCACGGTCGGCAACACGATGAACATGGCCGTGATGGAGCGCACCAAGGAAATCGGCACGCTGCGCGCGATCGGCGTGCGCGGCTCGGGCATCCGCAACATCTTCCTGTGCGAAGGGTTTCTGCTCGGCACGTGCGGCGCGGTGCTCGGCACGCTGTTCGCGCTGCTTGCCGCCGCGCTCATCAATCACTCGGGGCTCCATTGGACGCCGCCGGGGCAGACCGATCCCGTCGCGCTGACCGTGCGCGTGTGGGGCGAGACAGGAATGATCGTGCGCAACGCGCTCGGCGTGATCGTGGTCGCGACGTTCTCCGCGTGGTGGCCCGCGCGGCGCGCGGCGCGGATGCTGATCGTCGATTCGCTGCGCTTTGCGTGA
- a CDS encoding ABC transporter ATP-binding protein, translating to MIAASLKDVTKIYGDGDAAVAALRHASVDIVGNRFTVFSGPSGSGKTTALNLLGGIDRASYGSVAVAGEPLAEMSDNALSDFRARHIGFVFQSFNLLPALSAYENVEYPLTLLGVPKAERREAVLSLLDEVGVGDKAARLPGELSGGQQQRVAIARALVTQPALVLADEPTANLDSATGAAIINLMRRMQRERATSFVFSSHDPQVVASADDVVVIRDGLIVDVRRTSLTEVTTS from the coding sequence GTGATTGCCGCCAGCTTGAAGGACGTGACAAAGATCTATGGCGACGGCGACGCTGCCGTCGCCGCCTTGCGCCATGCGTCGGTCGATATCGTCGGCAACCGCTTCACGGTGTTCTCGGGCCCCTCGGGCAGCGGCAAGACGACGGCGCTCAACCTGCTCGGCGGGATCGATCGCGCGTCGTATGGCAGTGTCGCCGTGGCCGGAGAGCCGCTTGCCGAGATGAGCGACAACGCGTTGTCCGATTTCCGCGCGCGCCACATCGGCTTCGTGTTTCAGTCGTTCAACTTGCTGCCGGCGCTTTCCGCTTATGAAAACGTCGAGTACCCGCTGACGCTGCTCGGCGTGCCGAAGGCCGAGCGCCGCGAAGCGGTGCTGTCGCTGCTCGACGAAGTGGGCGTCGGCGACAAGGCGGCTCGCCTGCCCGGCGAGCTTTCCGGCGGACAGCAGCAGCGCGTCGCGATTGCGCGCGCACTCGTGACCCAGCCCGCGCTCGTGCTCGCCGACGAGCCGACCGCCAATCTCGATAGCGCCACGGGCGCCGCCATCATCAACCTCATGCGGCGCATGCAGCGCGAGCGCGCGACGTCGTTCGTGTTTTCGTCGCACGACCCGCAAGTGGTCGCTTCGGCCGACGATGTCGTCGTGATTCGGGACGGTCTCATCGTCGATGTCAGACGCACTTCGCTTACCGAGGTCACAACATCATGA
- a CDS encoding VC0807 family protein, whose product MKHPFRYLSALCINVLLPWLVYRLVLRDSDYVHAVAASALPLIAWIAWDYFRLRHFDALSATVLACVALSFVLTLLGSAPQNRAIEAPMISGAVGVVLLLTFWLPRPLMFYLARSTLAREDHDSALRFEERWRAHPEMAVPIKRMTVVWGVGLVLENLLRCWIVWTWTDKSRAALISVTVSYAAYGVLTLWTVLYRRRIRKHPLAQAQELGETPGS is encoded by the coding sequence ATGAAGCATCCTTTCCGTTACTTGTCCGCGCTCTGCATCAACGTGCTGCTGCCGTGGCTCGTGTACCGGCTCGTCTTGCGGGATTCGGACTACGTCCACGCCGTGGCCGCATCGGCGCTGCCGCTCATCGCGTGGATCGCCTGGGACTACTTCCGCCTGCGGCATTTCGATGCGCTGAGCGCCACGGTGCTGGCCTGCGTCGCGCTGTCGTTCGTGCTGACCCTGCTCGGCAGCGCGCCTCAGAATCGTGCGATCGAAGCGCCGATGATTTCGGGGGCGGTCGGCGTCGTCCTGCTGCTGACGTTCTGGCTGCCGCGCCCGCTCATGTTCTATCTAGCGCGATCGACGCTCGCGCGCGAAGACCACGACAGCGCGCTGCGCTTCGAGGAACGCTGGCGCGCGCATCCGGAAATGGCCGTGCCGATCAAGCGGATGACCGTGGTCTGGGGCGTCGGCCTCGTGCTCGAAAACCTGCTGCGCTGCTGGATCGTGTGGACGTGGACGGACAAATCGCGAGCGGCGCTGATCTCGGTGACGGTGAGCTATGCCGCCTATGGCGTCTTGACGCTCTGGACGGTCTTGTATCGGCGGCGGATACGCAAGCACCCGCTGGCGCAGGCCCAGGAACTCGGCGAAACGCCAGGCTCGTAG